The region agaaaatttattccttaaatgtatttgtggaaaaatgaacccCAAATACGGAACCAGTACAGAATgaagaagaattagagaaatggaGGTCATCAAGGAACTtgtcacagaaagaaagaaagaaaagaaagaaagaaagaaagaaagaaagaaagaaagaaagaaagaaagaaagaaagaaagaaagaaagaaagaaagaaagaaagaaagaaagaaagaaagaaagaaagaaaagacaataaacaaccaTACAGTACAATTCACAGTAAATGAGCCCTCAGGCAAAGAATCACACCCATTCCATCAGGAGCTGCTTCCACCTCAACTCCAAGGCTGAAGAGTCCAGGAAAATTTTGATTGGCTCTCTTGGGAAACCCGGTTCCATGGTGAGCCGGTGGCTATGACTCCGTGGCTACAGGTTCCTCATTGCCTGACTGAGAACAGACTGGGGCTTGAGCTGCTCTGATTGGACCTTCCATCATCCCTATTATGCATAAATGCAAGTCATGAAGGTTTGTGCTTTCTAAACCCAAAGATTATAGACTGGAGAGGAAcataactggataaaactgaacgagttaaaatagtaacttcagtttctagaaagcctaggGATAGGTAttgcttcttgaaattttctccttagttatttctgtgatcggttgggtcctcctttgtgtttctgtatgtacTCCATAATACTGAGAATGCCGAAAAACGTTTGATGCAGGATGTTTGTCCTGCTCCTACTATGTTCCCCATATGGATGCTTACAGTTCGTTATTTATTCTCCATGAGTTTGAGGATTCCAGCACCggccagaaattaaaaaaaaaacaaatgtatatataaatataaataaatatatatatatatatatatgtatatgtatatatttgtatgtacacacatatatattcacatttacatgtatacagacacatatgtatatgtgtatgtgtatatgtgtgtttgtgtgtgtgtgtataaatactatgtatgtgtgtgtgtgtgtgtgtgtgactgtggatatatatttgaggactgaaacacaggagagaaataactgagtcaaaaatgtcaagaaacaatatctaatccaccttctttagaaactgaagttactagtttaattcattcagattttaccaATTCTGTTCATTGCCAGGCAATATAATGTgtgtggaaatatatatacatttttttttttttagaaaggtaaaacaTCATGTTTTGCGTCTATGTGCAATGGGGATGATGGGAGGGACCTGTTGGATGAGGTGTCCCAGGCTGAACCAATTAGAAGCCTCCTGAAATGTTTGGACTTGCAGTTGAGGGGAATTGTGTCATTAAATAGGTCTGAGTCCTTGActgctgtttgttgttttgtttgaatggttttatgcttttaatcatGTTGATTTACAGATATTATATTAGTTTCTAAAGCTGTCGTAAATAAATTCGAGAGTCTCggtgacttaaaaaatatatatttatcatctcacagttctggatgccaaaTAGCCCCTCTTCATAagcacaccagtcatattgggttaggacCGACCCTCACGACTTCACTTTAAACACAGTTACCTCTATAGAGACTATCTCCAAAATAGGGTCACCTCCTGAAGTACTGGGGGGTCACAAGGTCAACACAAGAATTTTGAGAGGGTACAATTCAATAAAGAATATTAAGCTTTCTGCCCCTCCAAAAAATTAATGTACttccatgaaaaatacattcacaccTTCCCTACAGCCCCCAAATCTTAACCCATTGCAGTTCAActttaagtccaaaatctcatctacaAATCTTATATATCTGCTACGGGTGAGACTCCAGTTGTGACTGATGCTGAGGCAGAATTTATCCTTATCCCTGAACCTGCGAAAACAGACAGCAAATTACCAGTTTCCAAAAACAGTAGCGGGACAGGCATAGAATAGACATTACCATTCCAAAtgtgagaaatcagaagaaaactagaGTTTATGGGCCCTAAGCAGGTTTGCACCATAGTAGGGCTAATTCCATTAGATTTAAGGGATTGAAACCAGTCCTCTTTAATCATTGCTCTGCCCTCTGGACCCTCTGGGATAGCAGCATGAAACTCTcagccctgggcagtggggacctcttccccagcctggtTTGTTACAGAAGAGGTGGCACTAGCCATCTAGAATGGAGAAAGCGGCCTCCATCTATGGGATCAAGGAGATGATGGCCTCATCCCCCAGACCTGTGTCCCTGTTCTCAACAAGACTCTGTCTGGATTCTCCTCTTGccattgctgttttctcagaGTCCTGCTGGAAGAGTGGAATcaccatagctttactgatgtcttccttggtttcccagggtctgaaaagtacgtgcaagtctgcagccacaggccgactggaaaacaactttacatccacgtaaatactgtcatcttgccccataaccacaGTTCAACAGATCACATAactgtgggaaaggagggaaccccaataaatgcttaccaaggaaaaactgtgtccttttacattcttttacagcccatgtggttttaggtcccaacatggctttggtcctgctcactctagcgatattaatgaaatttgagaaagagagaagaaaagtggggtTTGAGGTTCAAGATCCTAAGTGGAATCAAGTGCATCTGATTACTCACTTCAGGAGGGGCGTGAGGAAAAAGGGCACTTACTGAGTGAACATCTAGGATCCAGTGGTGTGGTTTACTACGTAGACAAGCTACGGGAAGTGCCTTTACTGCTTCAATAACACATTACGAGTACCAACGtagctagaaaaaatattaagaagagaaaataacccaccaattttttttttaatggtggaataAGCGTTAAGTCAGGTCTTTGCTGAAGAAAGCTGTCATAGCTATATCATATTGCAAAAATAGACTTGAAGTCAACGAAGATTTCTTGAGGATAAAGATAGTCCCCCTgggataaaatgttcaattcatgtgggaggtattataaatttaagatgacCTATACTGGGTAGGGTAGCTTCAAACTATTTAAGTCAACACTTGACTGAATGACAATAAGGAGAAGCGAAGGTCACCACCAAATATAGACATTTGCAGCCACCTGTAAGTAAGTGGCCGAAACGTAACAAGGACTTAGAAATAAAGCACCTACCAAGCTTGCTTGACGAAATGGAGTAATGCGATAATATGAACCCGGAAATTAGAGAATGTGTTTTATCCACCTGatgtatatttatgcacataGAACATGTACTCGGCCATCAAGCAAGATTCCAGAAGTATCAAATACATATCACATTCTCTGACTACAGTACATTTAAGAATCAATGACAAACCATGTTGTCAAAACCAAATGTTTGGGATGACACAAATCActctaaagaaataatgggccAAAGGACATATCATTACagggactgaaaaatatttattgatgcgtGAGAATAAAATTTGTGGGGCATGCGTGAGTGCTACTGAGAGAGGATTTTATGGCCCACGTGctgattaaaaagattaaaaagaaggaagccttGATCAGGCATTTTACGGAAGACCAAGCACAAGCGATCACAAAGAACAACAAGAAGCACGATTGAAGAGGTGCCACCTCGCTCAAGTCTCCTGGAAAATGCCTACTACAACCACAGTGACATACTATTTCACACCGTCGGACCAGTGAGAATTAAAAAGGTCAGACCGCATCAAATGTTGGTGACTAGTGGGGACTCACACTCTGGTATTAGGAGGACAAATTGGTCTGACCATCTTGGAGAGCAATCTGACAATACTAATTAATGCGCAGGATGCACACACTGCTGACAGCAGCAGTTCCATTGCTGGGTACACTACCTAGTGGCCTGAACACAAGGAGACGTGTGTGGGGACATTCTTAGCAGCCCtgtggtctgggtggggcctctgGAAGATCTGCAGGGACCGAAGAGACAGCTAATGGACCCTGAAGCACTGacctggaagagggagggatagCACTAGATGTAGTCTCTCGAAAAtggaaacaggtgttcaaacaaagatAACTACATGAACGTTCAGAGGTgccctattctcaatagccaaaagggggaaacaaccgaaatgcccatcaatggacaaatagataaactaaatgtcgtccatccataccatggattattattcagctgtgaaaaggaaggaagcaagtatCGATTCACGCTACCACGTAGATGTACCATGAGGAAAACATTACACTATGTGAAAgccgccagacacagaaggccatgcGTTGGGTTCCATGGGAGGGAGAGCTCCACATGGGGGAAACCTCTGTcgacagaaagcagataagtggttgccaagAGCTATTTATTGggagcgtgtgtatgtgtgtgctcgggggtggggggacgacGAGCATGGGGAGTGAGTGCTTAACGGGTACAGGGGTTTCTTGGCGGGGTggtgaaaatgctttggaagcagaCGGTTGTGATTGTTCCACGACATCACGAATGTACTTGACACCATGTCGTACCcgtcccccacccctctttctttatcttgcctgcgATGCTCGGGTCCTACAGAAGGCGAGCGCTGCCACAGAGGGAGGGCCCAGGGGCGAGAGCGTGCGGGTGCCTTGCACCTGCCCTGGCCGGCCGTTTGTAGGCCCAGGCCCGCTCCCTCGGGGTCAACTGGAGGGCAGTGACGTCACCAGTGTGCGCGGCCACGAGCCTGTTCCGGACCAATGAGGGGCCGGGTCGCGGTAGCTAGGTTACGGAGTACGGGCCAAGTACCGACATCTTGAGAGGCATCCAGTCGAGCCAGACCTCGCAGATTGATCGGTCGTCTCCAAGGCCCGGCATGCCGAGCAGGAGGACGAGCCGTCCACGGTCGTCCGGTCTCAATAGGTGCCGTGCCGCCGCTCTCGCGCCCACCGAGCCGAGCTGACATTCTCCGTGAGCCACCCGGAGCGCCTCCTGCGGGAGGGCCACTACGCCCAGTGCCCGAGTTCGTGTGCGCCGGTCTTTCTAGGTGCCATCGTCGAGTACGTGACGGCCAAGGTCTTGGAGCTGGCGAGCGACGAGGCccggaggagcagcaggagatgcATCACCTTGGAGCTGTTGGACGTGGCCGTGCACAGCAACGCGCTGCTCAGTGGCTTCTTCGTGACTACAACCATCTCCCAGGTGGCCCCAGCCTAGCTGTGGACGCCTGGCACCCAGGGGGCCTCACCAGCCCACCGATCCTCCGTCTACTCCTGCTAGCCCGGCGCCAGCCCCTTCCGTCACAGCCAGCCGGGACAGCCCTGGCCTGTCTTGTGCCTTCGGCGCCTTGTGTCATTAAAGTGTTTGAAAGTACCCACAGGCTTGCTCTATAAATTT is a window of Cynocephalus volans isolate mCynVol1 chromosome X, mCynVol1.pri, whole genome shotgun sequence DNA encoding:
- the LOC134368215 gene encoding histone H2A-Bbd type 2/3-like is translated as MRGRVAVARLRSTGQVPCRRSRAHRAELTFSVSHPERLLREGHYAQCPSSCAPVFLGAIVEYVTAKVLELASDEARRSSRRCITLELLDVAVHSNALLSGFFVTTTISQVAPA